The segment TACATAAGTAGCGATAATATTAGATTTTATCTGGGTTTTTCCCTTGTGTATCTGTTCCTCATACCGTATAATAGAACAAACAAATTTATTTCATTTTTCATCTATGGAGGTCAATATGCCACTTATTCATGTAGAGCTCGTTGAAGGGCGCACAAAAGAACAAAAAAAACAATTAGGTGAAGCTATCACTAAAGCTGCGGTTGATATCGTTAATGTACCTGCTGACGCAGTAAAGATTATCTTCGTAGATATGAAAAAAGATGATTATATGGAAGGCGGCATTTTGCGGTCTGAACGCTAAGCTACGACTGACCGCCTAGTCCAGATGGACTAGGCGGGTCGTAGTTTTGTTTTATTATACGGAAAGGAATTAAATATGAGAGACGATAAATTCGGTATGCGTGGACTAACTTTTGATGATGTTTTGTTAGTACCAGCGGCTTCTGATGTGCTACCACATCAAGTAGAGTTAAAAACTCAATTAACTCGTGACATTACATTGAATATCCCTATGATTAGTTCTGGGATGGATACAGTTACTGAATCCCGTATGGCTATTGCTATGGCTCGTGAAGGTGGCCTTGGTGTTATCCATAAAAATATGTCTATTGAAGAACAAGCCCATGAA is part of the Veillonella nakazawae genome and harbors:
- a CDS encoding 4-oxalocrotonate tautomerase, with the translated sequence MPLIHVELVEGRTKEQKKQLGEAITKAAVDIVNVPADAVKIIFVDMKKDDYMEGGILRSER